The following nucleotide sequence is from Bacteroidales bacterium.
TTTTTCAATCGCGGAGTCCAGACGTTTTTCATTAGTCTTGGAGGACAATTCATGTTGGGTGGCATGAAGTGAATTATACTCATCTAATGACATGATCACGACTCCATTGTCTTTTCCTCGATTAATGATCAATGTCTCAAAGTTCTGGGTAACATCATCCAGATACTTTTTGATATTTTTCCTGAAATCAGATATCGTAGTTGTTAACATAGCGTTATAATTTTTTGTACATAATAATGTACAAATATAACGTTAAATTGCCACAATTTCATATCAATAGATTTACATTTTCTACCATCTGATTTATTTTTAATATCCCACGCAGCGTTTTGCTCATTCCCACCGTACAGAGTATCAAAAGAACAATCCATTTAAATCTTCTCCATTATGAAACATCTCAAATCAATTGCATTCGCAATACTTGCCATGATACCCATGTGCATGCAGGCACAGTATCGCTCGGACAGGCCGCTTGAAATGACTTTTGAGCAATCGGACTTTTTCTTTACCCCTTCGTTTTTAAATCCGATGGGTGCCGAACAATTTCAATCCGCTTCGGTGCTGACCTCGGATCATCCGCTTGTCGCGCTTGAACGCAACCCGGCCAATCTTTCGGATTTCGACCGCGATACACTTACTTCCAATTTCATGTACATTGACTTCAGGAACAACAGGGAGATTGTAAAAAGTGGATATCGCCATTATCCGGGGTATTATTCCGGTGGAATATACAGAGGCTGGGGATATTATCATACCACCAGCAGAAGTGAATTAAGACCCCTGGTACGTTTGGCTTATCTTACCCGGCTGCCTGTTTTAAACCGTTCGTTAACCCTGGGAGCAACGTACCAGTTAATCAGC
It contains:
- a CDS encoding type II toxin-antitoxin system Phd/YefM family antitoxin — protein: MLTTTISDFRKNIKKYLDDVTQNFETLIINRGKDNGVVIMSLDEYNSLHATQHELSSKTNEKRLDSAIEKLNRGSSFEKDLLDS